In Bradyrhizobium guangxiense, the following are encoded in one genomic region:
- a CDS encoding acyl-CoA thioesterase, whose product MFVNRREVQVQWGDCDPANIVYYPRYFAMFDDSTSTLFEVAGFSKQDLVRKYGLVGIPMVDTRAKFYIPSTYGDWITIETKIESIKRSSFEVKHNVYKGEALAIEGFETRVLVGRDPVNPDKLKSAPFPAEMVAKFTGS is encoded by the coding sequence ATGTTCGTGAACCGGCGCGAGGTCCAGGTCCAGTGGGGCGATTGCGACCCCGCCAACATCGTCTACTACCCGCGCTATTTCGCGATGTTCGACGATTCGACCTCGACCCTGTTCGAGGTCGCCGGTTTCTCCAAGCAGGATCTGGTCCGCAAATACGGCCTGGTGGGCATCCCCATGGTCGACACGCGGGCCAAGTTCTACATCCCCTCGACCTATGGCGACTGGATCACCATTGAAACGAAGATCGAGAGCATCAAGCGCTCGAGCTTCGAGGTGAAGCACAACGTTTACAAGGGCGAGGCGCTGGCGATCGAGGGCTTCGAGACCCGCGTCCTGGTCGGCCGCGATCCCGTTAACCCCGACAAGCTGAAATCGGCACCATTCCCGGCGGAAATGGTAGCCAAATTCACCGGAAGCTAA
- a CDS encoding TRAP transporter substrate-binding protein — protein MRKACLALLLAASVTPAFAQDKTFDLKISHWVPASHPLQKSLEDWAAAVEKDSGGTIKGKVFPAQQLGKAFDHYDMARDGIADVTYVNPGYQPGRFPIVGAGELPFLISDAKGGSMGLDAWYRKYAEKEMKDVKYCLAFVHSPSSFHSKTKKIVNPEDVKGMKIRPAHATMANFVTALGGTNVQSSAPEVRDIIERGVADGVTFPWGSLVLFGIDKVTKYDMEAPLYTTTFVFVINKDKYNAMSDKQKAAIDKNCSVEMAGAVGEHWGKFEDAGIDKVKAESGHDVYKLTAEQTAAWKKAAEPLVRTWADGAKKAGADPDAALTELKASLKKYNALAE, from the coding sequence ATGAGGAAAGCCTGTCTGGCGTTGCTGCTGGCAGCAAGCGTGACGCCTGCGTTTGCGCAGGACAAGACCTTCGATTTGAAGATCTCGCACTGGGTGCCGGCCTCGCATCCACTGCAGAAGTCGCTGGAGGACTGGGCTGCGGCGGTCGAGAAGGATTCCGGCGGCACCATCAAAGGCAAGGTGTTTCCAGCCCAGCAGCTCGGCAAGGCGTTCGACCATTACGACATGGCGCGCGACGGCATTGCCGACGTCACCTACGTCAATCCCGGCTATCAGCCCGGCCGCTTCCCGATCGTCGGCGCCGGCGAGCTGCCGTTCCTGATCTCGGACGCCAAGGGCGGCTCGATGGGGCTGGACGCCTGGTATCGCAAATATGCCGAGAAGGAGATGAAGGACGTCAAATACTGCCTCGCCTTCGTCCACTCGCCCTCCTCCTTCCATTCCAAGACCAAGAAGATCGTCAACCCCGAGGACGTAAAGGGCATGAAGATCCGCCCGGCACACGCCACCATGGCGAACTTCGTCACCGCCCTCGGCGGCACCAACGTGCAGTCCTCGGCACCGGAGGTGCGCGACATCATCGAGCGCGGCGTCGCCGACGGCGTCACCTTCCCCTGGGGTTCCCTGGTGCTGTTCGGCATCGACAAGGTGACCAAATACGACATGGAGGCGCCGCTCTACACCACGACCTTCGTGTTCGTGATCAACAAGGACAAGTACAATGCGATGTCCGACAAGCAGAAGGCCGCGATCGACAAGAACTGCTCGGTCGAGATGGCGGGCGCGGTCGGCGAGCACTGGGGCAAGTTCGAGGACGCCGGCATCGACAAGGTGAAGGCCGAATCCGGCCACGACGTCTACAAGCTGACGGCCGAGCAGACCGCCGCCTGGAAGAAGGCCGCCGAGCCGCTGGTGAGGACCTGGGCCGACGGCGCCAAGAAGGCCGGCGCCGATCCGGACGCGGCGCTGACCGAGCTCAAGGCGTCGCTGAAGAAGTACAACGCGCTGGCGGAGTGA
- a CDS encoding TRAP transporter small permease encodes MKRSWMDRIIDSIEWIAAGFVGIVALDIFLSVLLRNTLNYSIPDSFDIGRMLLGILIFWGIAATSYRGTHITVDLVWGNVGPRYQRWIDVFATLVLLFVVTVQTWTLFDKVRGTYNDNVQTFDMHMPTWPFFAIAWIGDVSAVLLIAIRTYRLIFHPEDMHDPKLKATE; translated from the coding sequence ATGAAGCGCTCCTGGATGGACCGCATCATCGATTCCATCGAATGGATCGCGGCCGGCTTCGTCGGCATCGTCGCGCTCGACATCTTCCTGTCGGTGCTGCTGCGCAACACGCTGAACTACTCGATCCCCGACAGCTTCGACATCGGCCGCATGCTGCTCGGCATCCTCATCTTCTGGGGCATTGCGGCGACCTCCTATCGCGGCACCCATATCACGGTGGATCTCGTCTGGGGCAATGTCGGACCGCGTTATCAGCGCTGGATCGACGTGTTCGCGACCCTGGTGCTGCTGTTCGTGGTGACGGTGCAGACCTGGACTTTGTTCGACAAGGTGCGCGGCACCTACAACGACAACGTCCAGACCTTCGACATGCACATGCCGACCTGGCCGTTCTTCGCGATCGCCTGGATCGGCGACGTCTCCGCCGTGCTGCTGATCGCGATCCGCACCTACCGGCTGATATTCCATCCCGAAGACATGCACGATCCCAAATTGAAGGCGACGGAGTAA
- a CDS encoding PaaI family thioesterase, protein MTSTDIPIGLEPLFRKSPLSEPWEPLYAKKTDKAVIIGLRLAKPHTNGRGLIHGGLITALADNAMGYSCAQATGWTISFVTVSLSVDFVGSAEIGQWCSIESDVIKTGKTICFAQCLVKADDAVIARASGTFRVVPKKG, encoded by the coding sequence ATGACCTCCACCGACATCCCCATTGGCTTGGAGCCGCTCTTTCGCAAGAGCCCTCTCAGCGAGCCCTGGGAGCCACTCTATGCGAAGAAGACCGACAAGGCCGTCATCATCGGCCTGCGGCTGGCGAAGCCGCACACCAACGGTCGCGGCCTGATCCATGGCGGCCTCATCACCGCGCTTGCCGACAACGCCATGGGCTATAGCTGTGCGCAGGCGACGGGCTGGACCATTTCGTTCGTGACGGTCTCGCTCTCGGTCGATTTCGTCGGCTCCGCCGAGATCGGCCAGTGGTGTTCGATCGAGAGCGACGTGATCAAGACCGGCAAGACGATCTGTTTCGCGCAGTGCCTGGTGAAAGCCGATGATGCAGTGATCGCGCGCGCGAGCGGCACGTTTCGCGTGGTGCCGAAGAAGGGGTAG
- a CDS encoding ABC transporter substrate-binding protein, translated as MKRFYLTAAIAAATLALPALPALAQTSEITIGITTTTTGPGAALGIPERNALEFVPKEIGGVPLKVIVLDDGGDPTTATTNARRFVTESKADIIMGSALTPPTIAVSNVANEAGIPHFGLAPFPITPERMKWSVAMPQPIPIVGKVLYDHMKAKGVKTLGYIGYSDSYGDLWFNDLKAQAVPMGMTIVDEERFARPDTSVTGQVLKLVAANPDAILVGASGTAAALPQTELRERGYKGLIYQTHGAASMDFIRIAGKAAEGVLMASGPVMDPEDQPDSALTKKPGLALNSAYEAKYGPNSRSQFAGHSYDAFEILKRVVPVALKTAKPGTPEFREAIRQALLSEKDLAASQGVYNFTEKDRYGVDERARILLTVKDGKYSLVK; from the coding sequence ATGAAACGCTTTTACCTGACTGCCGCGATTGCCGCGGCGACGCTCGCCCTGCCGGCGCTGCCCGCGCTGGCCCAGACTAGCGAAATCACCATCGGCATCACCACCACCACGACCGGGCCCGGCGCGGCGCTGGGCATTCCCGAGCGCAACGCGCTGGAATTCGTGCCGAAGGAGATCGGCGGCGTGCCGCTGAAGGTGATCGTGCTCGACGACGGCGGCGACCCCACCACCGCGACCACCAACGCCCGCCGTTTCGTGACCGAATCCAAGGCCGACATCATCATGGGCTCGGCGCTGACGCCGCCGACCATCGCGGTCTCCAACGTCGCCAATGAAGCCGGCATTCCGCACTTTGGCCTGGCGCCCTTCCCGATCACGCCCGAGCGCATGAAGTGGTCGGTGGCGATGCCGCAGCCGATTCCGATCGTCGGCAAGGTGCTGTACGACCACATGAAGGCCAAGGGCGTGAAGACGCTCGGCTATATCGGCTATTCGGACTCCTATGGCGACCTCTGGTTCAACGACCTCAAGGCCCAGGCCGTGCCGATGGGCATGACCATCGTCGACGAGGAGCGCTTTGCCCGTCCCGACACGTCGGTGACCGGACAGGTGCTGAAGCTCGTTGCCGCCAATCCCGACGCGATCCTGGTCGGCGCATCCGGCACCGCGGCCGCGCTGCCGCAGACCGAGTTGCGCGAACGCGGCTACAAGGGCCTGATCTACCAGACCCATGGTGCCGCCAGCATGGACTTCATCCGCATCGCCGGCAAAGCGGCGGAAGGCGTGCTGATGGCCTCGGGCCCGGTAATGGACCCGGAGGACCAGCCTGACAGCGCGCTCACCAAGAAGCCGGGCCTCGCGCTCAACTCGGCCTATGAGGCCAAATACGGCCCGAACAGCCGCAGCCAGTTCGCCGGCCATTCCTACGACGCCTTCGAGATCCTGAAGCGTGTCGTCCCCGTGGCGCTGAAGACGGCCAAGCCCGGCACGCCGGAATTCCGCGAAGCCATCCGTCAGGCGCTGCTGTCGGAAAAGGACCTCGCGGCAAGCCAGGGCGTCTACAACTTCACCGAAAAGGACCGCTACGGCGTCGACGAACGCGCCCGCATCCTGCTCACGGTGAAGGACGGCAAGTATTCGCTGGTGAAGTGA
- a CDS encoding DUF3237 domain-containing protein yields the protein MTTPTLETKHVFTITARIGDVVTAGETGIGVRRIIPIIGGDVQGAISGKVLPFGADFQTIRPNELIDLEARYAFETGDGAVVYVENKGMRFGPVELLQKLKRGEPVDPKLIYFRTVPRFETGHAKYRWLMEHLFVGSAARHADRVVIDVHQVM from the coding sequence ATGACCACGCCGACGTTGGAAACAAAGCACGTCTTCACCATCACTGCCCGCATCGGCGACGTCGTCACCGCCGGCGAGACCGGCATCGGCGTGCGCCGCATCATTCCGATCATCGGCGGTGACGTGCAGGGCGCGATCTCCGGCAAGGTGCTGCCGTTCGGCGCCGACTTCCAGACCATCCGTCCCAACGAGCTGATCGATCTCGAAGCGAGGTACGCCTTCGAGACCGGCGACGGCGCCGTGGTCTATGTCGAGAACAAGGGCATGCGCTTCGGGCCCGTCGAGCTGCTGCAGAAGCTCAAGCGCGGCGAGCCGGTCGATCCCAAGCTGATCTATTTCCGCACCGTACCGCGGTTCGAGACCGGGCACGCGAAGTATCGCTGGCTGATGGAGCACCTTTTTGTCGGCTCGGCCGCGCGGCACGCGGACCGGGTGGTGATCGACGTGCATCAGGTGATGTGA
- a CDS encoding TRAP transporter large permease produces the protein MSTDAVALIGFVSLFLLMLLRVPVGMAMGLVGVSGFAYLVNGNAALKLVGQTSMRTVTDYTFGVIPMFLLMGSFVSNSGMSRELFRAANGFVGHLRGGLGIATVGACGGFAAICGSSGATAATFSAVAYPEMRRFGYPQSFATGVIAAGGTLGAMLPPSTVLAVYGIITEQDIGKLFIAGIIPGLLAMSMYMITIFLIGYFRPDFLPKGKVTPWRERFAGLKEIWAPVLLFVFVIGGLYGLPFLPRFTPTEAGGVGAAGAFIIGVLTGRLDREKILASLLQATRTAAAVFTVLIGALIFGYFLTVTQTPQKVTEFLTGLGLGSYGVLALIMVMYLVLGCLMDAMAMIILTVPIIFPVITHLGFDPIWFGVIIVMPVELGLIPPPVGMNVFVIKSVVKDVSFSTIFKGVIPFVVTDLIRLVILIAFPLLATWLPTRMMAN, from the coding sequence ATGAGCACCGATGCCGTCGCCTTAATCGGCTTCGTTTCGTTATTTCTCCTGATGCTGCTACGCGTGCCCGTCGGCATGGCCATGGGTCTCGTCGGCGTCTCCGGCTTCGCCTATCTCGTCAACGGCAACGCGGCGCTGAAGCTGGTCGGCCAGACCTCGATGCGCACGGTGACCGACTACACGTTCGGCGTCATCCCGATGTTCCTGCTGATGGGCTCGTTCGTGTCTAACTCCGGCATGAGCCGCGAGCTGTTCCGCGCCGCCAACGGTTTCGTCGGCCATTTGCGCGGCGGCCTCGGCATCGCCACCGTCGGCGCCTGCGGCGGCTTTGCCGCGATCTGCGGCTCGTCGGGCGCGACCGCCGCGACCTTCTCCGCCGTCGCCTACCCGGAGATGCGCCGCTTCGGCTATCCGCAGTCCTTTGCCACCGGCGTGATCGCGGCGGGCGGCACGCTGGGCGCGATGCTGCCGCCCTCCACCGTGCTCGCAGTCTACGGCATCATCACCGAGCAGGACATCGGAAAGCTCTTCATCGCCGGCATCATCCCGGGCCTGCTGGCGATGTCGATGTACATGATCACGATCTTCCTGATCGGCTATTTCCGCCCCGACTTCCTGCCCAAAGGCAAGGTGACGCCGTGGCGCGAGCGCTTTGCCGGATTGAAGGAGATCTGGGCGCCGGTGCTGCTGTTCGTGTTCGTGATCGGCGGGCTCTACGGCCTGCCGTTCCTGCCGCGCTTCACTCCGACCGAAGCCGGCGGCGTCGGCGCCGCCGGCGCGTTCATCATCGGCGTGCTGACGGGCCGCCTCGACCGCGAGAAGATCCTGGCCTCGCTGCTGCAGGCGACGCGCACCGCGGCCGCCGTCTTCACCGTGCTAATCGGCGCGCTGATCTTCGGCTATTTCCTCACGGTGACGCAGACGCCGCAGAAGGTGACGGAATTCCTCACCGGCCTCGGCCTCGGCAGCTACGGCGTGCTGGCGCTTATCATGGTGATGTATCTGGTGCTCGGCTGCCTGATGGACGCCATGGCGATGATCATCCTCACCGTGCCGATCATCTTCCCCGTCATCACGCATCTCGGCTTCGATCCGATCTGGTTCGGCGTCATCATCGTGATGCCCGTCGAGCTCGGCCTGATCCCCCCGCCGGTCGGCATGAACGTCTTCGTCATCAAGAGCGTGGTGAAGGACGTCTCCTTCTCCACCATCTTCAAGGGCGTGATCCCGTTCGTGGTCACGGACCTGATCCGTCTCGTGATCCTGATCGCCTTCCCGCTGCTGGCGACCTGGTTGCCGACCCGTATGATGGCGAATTGA
- a CDS encoding feruloyl-CoA synthase: MSAQPSSSSMERGANTFPLRPISFGDPAVNIERRDDGTIYLRPKQPLGDYPVRITDRLHHWATTTPERVFMAEREGGRGWRKLTYAELLIASRHIASGLIARGLSAERPVVILSGNSIDHALLAFGAFYAGIPFCPVSPAYSLVSKDYGKLSYLMKLLTPGLVFAEDADKFADALAANVSLGTEIAASYGGVPGRDVTTLADLMATPIRSDLEEVHGRIGPDTIAKFLLTSGSTGNPKAVINTQRMICANQVMLRETLAFLKDEPPVIIDWLPWNHTFGGNHNIGLTLYNGGSMYLDAGKPMPGGIEETVRNLQEISPTVYFNVPKGYESLLPYLRDDQGLRAKFFDRLHAMFFSGAALSPFIWDSLDELAVKEKGYRVPMLTGLGATETAPFFMSVTPRPSRSGHVGLPVSGNDAKLVPNNGKLEVRAKGPNVMPGYWRQPDISAKSFDEEGFYKMGDALKPSDPEDLNAGFDFDGRVGEDFKLASGTWVSVGPLRARLTAACAPLVRDVVIAGINRDEISALVVLDLDGCRLINPTLPTDDLVVATRDRLGREAFRERLTRFLSQATGSSTRITRAILMDAPLSIDKGEVTDKGSINQRAVLEHRTELIEELYAANPSNRVISVG; this comes from the coding sequence ATGAGCGCGCAGCCGTCCTCTTCCAGCATGGAGCGCGGCGCGAACACTTTTCCGCTGCGGCCCATCTCGTTCGGCGATCCCGCCGTCAACATCGAGCGGCGCGACGACGGCACGATCTATCTCAGGCCGAAGCAGCCGCTCGGCGACTATCCCGTGCGCATCACCGATCGCCTGCATCACTGGGCGACGACGACGCCGGAGCGGGTCTTCATGGCCGAGCGCGAAGGCGGCCGCGGCTGGCGCAAGCTCACTTACGCCGAGCTGCTCATTGCGAGCCGGCACATTGCATCGGGCCTGATTGCGCGCGGCCTGTCCGCGGAGCGGCCGGTCGTCATCCTCTCCGGCAACTCGATCGACCACGCCTTGCTCGCCTTCGGTGCGTTCTATGCCGGCATTCCGTTCTGCCCGGTATCGCCGGCCTATTCGCTGGTGTCGAAGGACTACGGCAAGCTGTCCTACCTGATGAAGCTGCTGACGCCCGGGCTGGTCTTCGCCGAGGATGCCGACAAGTTCGCCGACGCGCTCGCCGCCAATGTCTCGCTGGGCACCGAGATCGCCGCGTCCTATGGCGGCGTGCCGGGCCGCGACGTCACGACGCTCGCCGACCTGATGGCGACGCCGATCCGCAGCGATCTCGAGGAGGTCCACGGCAGGATCGGCCCCGACACGATCGCAAAGTTCCTGCTGACCTCGGGCTCGACCGGCAATCCCAAGGCCGTCATCAACACCCAGCGCATGATCTGCGCCAACCAGGTGATGCTGCGCGAGACGCTCGCCTTCCTGAAGGACGAGCCGCCCGTCATCATCGACTGGCTGCCCTGGAATCACACCTTTGGCGGCAACCACAATATCGGGCTGACGCTCTACAATGGCGGCTCGATGTATCTGGACGCCGGAAAGCCGATGCCCGGCGGCATCGAGGAGACCGTGCGCAATCTCCAGGAGATCTCGCCGACGGTCTATTTCAACGTGCCAAAGGGCTATGAATCGCTGCTGCCCTATCTGCGCGACGACCAGGGCCTGCGTGCAAAATTCTTCGACCGGCTGCATGCGATGTTCTTCTCGGGCGCCGCGCTCTCGCCGTTCATCTGGGACAGCCTCGATGAGCTCGCGGTGAAGGAAAAAGGCTACCGCGTGCCGATGCTGACCGGCTTGGGGGCGACCGAGACCGCGCCGTTCTTCATGTCGGTCACCCCACGCCCCAGCCGCTCCGGCCATGTCGGCCTTCCCGTCTCCGGCAACGACGCCAAGCTGGTGCCGAACAACGGCAAGCTGGAAGTGCGCGCCAAGGGGCCGAACGTCATGCCCGGCTACTGGCGCCAGCCCGACATCAGCGCGAAATCCTTCGACGAGGAAGGATTCTACAAGATGGGTGATGCGCTGAAGCCGTCCGACCCTGAGGATCTCAATGCCGGATTCGATTTCGACGGCCGTGTCGGTGAAGACTTCAAGCTCGCCAGCGGCACCTGGGTCAGCGTCGGCCCCTTGCGCGCGCGCCTCACGGCGGCCTGCGCGCCGCTGGTGCGCGACGTCGTCATCGCCGGCATCAACCGCGACGAGATCTCCGCCCTCGTCGTGCTCGACCTCGACGGCTGCCGGCTGATCAATCCGACGCTGCCGACCGACGACCTCGTCGTCGCGACGCGCGACCGGCTGGGGCGCGAAGCCTTCCGCGAGCGCCTGACCCGTTTCCTCAGCCAGGCCACCGGCTCCTCGACCCGGATCACGCGCGCCATCCTGATGGACGCGCCGCTCTCGATCGACAAGGGCGAGGTCACCGACAAGGGCTCGATCAACCAGCGCGCGGTGCTCGAGCATCGCACCGAATTGATCGAGGAGCTCTACGCTGCCAATCCGTCCAACCGTGTGATATCGGTCGGATAA
- the pobA gene encoding 4-hydroxybenzoate 3-monooxygenase, whose translation MRTKVAIIGAGPAGLLLGQLLHAYGIDNVILERQSADYVLGRIRAGLLEEGTVALLDQIGAATRAHAEGLVHEGIELAFSGRRHRIDMKGATGKTVMIYGQTEVTLDLMNARKAAGLVSVYEAKDVKPHDFDGSHPRVTYVKDGVTHAIDCDFIAGCDGFHGVSRAGVPASAIEEFERVYPFGWLGILSDPPPVSHELIYSNHARGFALCTMRSTRRSRYYVQCSLDDNVEQWPDDRFWDELKRRLDQEAADSLVTGPSIEKSIAPLRSFVAEPMRFGRMFLCGDAAHIVPPTGAKGLNLAASDAHYLSSALREFYDEKSSAGIDAYSTKALARVWKAVRFSWWMTSMLHKFPDTGTIGARIQLAELDYVTQSQAAMTSLSENYVGLPF comes from the coding sequence TTGCGGACAAAGGTCGCAATCATCGGGGCCGGGCCGGCCGGATTGTTGCTTGGGCAATTGCTGCACGCTTATGGCATCGACAATGTCATTCTGGAGCGGCAGAGCGCGGATTATGTGCTCGGCCGTATCCGCGCCGGCCTTCTGGAGGAGGGAACCGTCGCACTGCTCGACCAGATCGGCGCAGCGACCCGGGCACATGCCGAAGGCCTGGTGCACGAAGGCATTGAGCTCGCTTTTTCCGGCCGCCGTCACCGCATCGACATGAAGGGCGCGACCGGCAAGACGGTCATGATCTATGGCCAGACCGAGGTCACGCTCGACCTGATGAATGCGCGCAAGGCCGCGGGCCTCGTCTCGGTCTACGAGGCCAAGGACGTCAAGCCGCACGACTTCGACGGCAGTCACCCGCGCGTAACTTACGTCAAGGATGGCGTTACCCACGCGATCGACTGCGACTTCATCGCCGGCTGCGACGGTTTCCACGGCGTCAGCCGCGCCGGCGTGCCGGCCTCGGCGATCGAGGAGTTCGAGCGGGTCTATCCGTTCGGCTGGCTCGGCATCTTGTCGGATCCCCCGCCGGTGAGCCACGAGCTGATCTACTCCAACCATGCCCGCGGCTTTGCGCTCTGCACCATGCGCTCGACCAGGCGCAGCCGCTACTACGTGCAGTGCTCGCTGGATGACAATGTCGAGCAATGGCCCGACGACCGCTTCTGGGACGAGCTGAAGCGCCGGCTCGATCAGGAGGCCGCCGACAGCCTCGTCACGGGTCCCTCGATCGAGAAGAGCATCGCGCCCCTGCGCAGCTTCGTCGCCGAGCCGATGCGCTTCGGCAGGATGTTCCTGTGCGGCGACGCCGCCCACATCGTGCCGCCGACCGGCGCCAAGGGCCTGAACCTCGCCGCCAGCGACGCGCATTATCTGTCGAGCGCGCTGCGGGAATTCTACGATGAGAAATCAAGCGCCGGCATCGATGCCTATTCGACCAAGGCGCTGGCGCGCGTCTGGAAAGCCGTGCGCTTCTCCTGGTGGATGACCTCGATGTTGCACAAATTCCCCGACACCGGCACGATCGGCGCGCGCATCCAGCTCGCCGAGCTCGACTACGTCACGCAGTCGCAGGCGGCGATGACGTCGCTGTCGGAGAATTATGTGGGGCTGCCGTTTTAA
- a CDS encoding SDR family NAD(P)-dependent oxidoreductase, with amino-acid sequence MLLKDQAAIVTGGASGLGAATARKLAAQGAKVAVCDLNAKLAETVAAEIKGVAVTCDVSDAASAEAAVAQAAKAHGPARVLVNCAGIGVAKRVVGRDGPMALADFDKVIKVNLIGTFNMLRLAATEMSKLEPQATGERGVIINTASVAAYDGQIGQSAYSASKGGIVGMTLPIARELAQFGIRVLTIAPGLFLTPLLANLPQEAQDSLAAAIPFPRRLGQADEFAALALHMVENAYLNGEVVRLDGSLRMAPK; translated from the coding sequence ATGTTGTTGAAGGATCAGGCAGCCATCGTCACCGGCGGCGCATCGGGACTGGGCGCGGCCACCGCGCGGAAGCTGGCGGCGCAGGGCGCCAAGGTCGCGGTCTGCGATCTCAATGCCAAGCTGGCTGAGACGGTCGCCGCCGAGATCAAGGGCGTCGCCGTGACCTGCGACGTCTCCGATGCCGCCTCCGCCGAGGCTGCGGTCGCGCAGGCTGCGAAAGCTCACGGCCCGGCGCGCGTGCTGGTCAATTGCGCCGGCATCGGCGTCGCCAAGCGCGTGGTCGGCCGCGACGGCCCGATGGCGCTCGCCGATTTCGACAAGGTGATCAAGGTCAATCTGATCGGCACCTTCAACATGCTGCGCCTCGCCGCCACCGAGATGTCCAAGCTGGAGCCGCAGGCCACCGGCGAACGCGGCGTCATCATCAACACGGCCTCCGTCGCCGCCTATGACGGCCAGATCGGCCAATCCGCCTATTCGGCGTCCAAGGGCGGAATCGTCGGCATGACGCTGCCGATCGCGCGCGAGCTGGCGCAGTTCGGCATCCGCGTGCTGACCATCGCACCCGGCCTGTTCCTGACCCCGCTGCTCGCCAATCTGCCGCAGGAAGCCCAGGATTCGCTGGCCGCCGCGATCCCCTTCCCGCGCCGGCTCGGCCAGGCCGACGAATTCGCCGCGCTCGCGCTGCACATGGTCGAGAACGCGTACCTGAACGGCGAAGTGGTGCGCCTCGACGGCTCGCTGCGCATGGCGCCGAAGTAA
- a CDS encoding crotonase/enoyl-CoA hydratase family protein: MTQGNAETADAGASGLLKIERADRVLTVGLNRPAKRNALNDGIILEIGKCFASLPEDIGAVVIHGIGDHFSSGLDLSELTEHDATGGLLHSQMWHRVFDRIQYSRVPVIAALRGAVIGGGLELACSAHIRVAEPSTYFALPEGQRGIFVGGGGSVRLPRVIGVARMMDMMLTGRVYSATEGASYGFAQYVTESGNALGKAMELATKVASNAPLTNFAVLQALPMIAEANPQTGLLMESLMATVAQSDKEAKRRIREFLEHKTAKVKPKS, encoded by the coding sequence ATGACACAGGGAAACGCCGAAACCGCTGACGCGGGTGCCTCCGGGCTATTGAAGATCGAGCGGGCGGACCGGGTTCTGACCGTGGGTCTGAACCGGCCGGCCAAGCGCAATGCGCTCAACGACGGCATCATCCTGGAAATCGGCAAGTGTTTCGCGTCCCTGCCCGAGGATATCGGCGCGGTCGTCATCCACGGCATCGGCGATCATTTCTCCAGCGGCCTCGACCTCTCCGAACTGACCGAGCATGACGCGACCGGCGGCCTGCTGCATTCCCAGATGTGGCACCGGGTGTTCGACCGCATCCAGTACAGCCGCGTGCCCGTGATCGCGGCGCTCAGGGGCGCGGTGATCGGCGGCGGGCTGGAGCTGGCCTGCTCGGCGCATATCCGCGTCGCCGAGCCCTCGACCTATTTCGCGCTGCCGGAGGGACAGCGCGGCATCTTCGTCGGCGGCGGCGGCTCGGTGCGGCTGCCGCGGGTGATCGGCGTCGCCAGGATGATGGACATGATGCTGACCGGCCGCGTCTACAGCGCGACCGAAGGCGCGTCCTACGGCTTCGCGCAATATGTGACGGAAAGCGGCAACGCGCTCGGCAAGGCGATGGAGCTTGCGACCAAGGTCGCGTCCAATGCGCCGCTGACGAATTTCGCCGTGCTTCAGGCGCTGCCGATGATCGCGGAGGCCAATCCGCAGACCGGCCTGCTGATGGAGTCGCTGATGGCCACCGTGGCCCAGAGCGACAAGGAGGCGAAGCGCCGGATCCGCGAATTCCTTGAGCACAAGACCGCAAAGGTGAAGCCCAAGTCATGA